A single genomic interval of Microbacterium sp. BLY harbors:
- a CDS encoding CDGSH iron-sulfur domain-containing protein encodes MSTRDEPVTVTAYPDGPLLVRGEIQLQAGDGTIIDPRRRTVALCRCGLSALKPFCDGTHKAAGFRTDD; translated from the coding sequence GCACGCGCGACGAACCGGTCACCGTCACGGCCTATCCGGACGGCCCCCTGCTCGTGCGCGGCGAGATCCAGCTGCAGGCCGGCGACGGGACGATCATCGACCCGCGTCGACGCACGGTGGCGCTGTGCCGCTGCGGTCTCTCCGCGCTCAAGCCGTTCTGCGACGGCACGCACAAGGCGGCCGGCTTCCGCACGGACGACTGA
- a CDS encoding DNA/RNA non-specific endonuclease — MTDGYDPGFLGIPLPLPVPPMPVRTLPSPRFTVLLDPARRLAAVTAVTIDGARLRELPRTGEWRLDPRVTADEQTGPAAYARNDLDRGHLVRRRDPGWGEPADARAAAEATFTYPNAAPQAAVFNQSKDLWLGLEDHVLTYAEATAQRVSVFTAPVLADTDPPYRGIRIPVRYWKIAAWREADELAAAAFVLDQSALVDDLAGALAITSLSAFRTFQVPVSEVAALTGIDLGPLPAADVLARRGLRESGWRPLHLGDDIVV, encoded by the coding sequence ATGACGGACGGCTACGACCCCGGTTTCCTCGGCATCCCGCTCCCGCTTCCCGTGCCGCCGATGCCGGTGCGTACGTTGCCGTCCCCACGGTTCACGGTCCTGCTCGACCCGGCGCGGCGCCTCGCCGCGGTGACCGCCGTCACGATCGACGGCGCCCGCCTGCGGGAGCTGCCCCGCACCGGCGAATGGCGCCTCGATCCCCGGGTGACCGCCGACGAGCAGACGGGTCCGGCGGCGTACGCCCGGAACGATCTCGACCGCGGACACCTCGTCCGCCGCCGCGACCCGGGATGGGGCGAGCCCGCCGACGCCCGCGCCGCTGCGGAAGCGACCTTCACCTACCCGAACGCCGCGCCGCAGGCGGCGGTCTTCAACCAGTCGAAGGACCTCTGGCTCGGCCTCGAGGATCACGTGCTCACCTACGCCGAGGCCACCGCGCAACGCGTGTCGGTGTTCACCGCGCCCGTGCTCGCGGACACCGATCCGCCGTATCGCGGCATCCGCATCCCGGTGCGGTACTGGAAGATCGCCGCGTGGCGCGAGGCGGACGAGCTCGCCGCCGCCGCGTTCGTCCTCGACCAGTCCGCTCTCGTGGACGACCTGGCCGGCGCCCTCGCGATCACGTCACTCAGCGCCTTTCGCACCTTCCAGGTGCCCGTCTCCGAGGTCGCCGCCCTCACCGGGATCGACCTCGGCCCCCTGCCCGCTGCCGATGTGCTCGCCCGACGCGGGCTCCGCGAGAGTGGATGGCGCCCGCTGCACTTGGGCGACGACATCGTCGTCTGA
- a CDS encoding aminotransferase class I/II-fold pyridoxal phosphate-dependent enzyme, which yields MIDHDNRAPFRVGRSSRLDGVLYDLRGPVADRAAELESRGESILRLNIGNPAPFGFEAPPVIVDALRAALPHAHGYSESPGLPETREAIRAHYAGRPGFPTIGIEDVTVGNGVSELVGLTLQALLEPGDEVLIPSPDYPLWTASTVLAGGTAVHYPCVEEAGWLPDLEAMAAAIGPRTVAIVVITPNNPTGAVYDRETLTGIADLARRHGLLLLSDEIYDRVVYPGFTHLSTAQIAPDVPCVTFAGLSKTHRVAGYRAAWALTTGFTPDDPFLSGVRLLASMRMCASVPAQHAITAALRHDTSLDALVAPDGRLTRQRDAATAALRAIPGVDVQEAGGGLYLFPRLDPAVHGIRDDERLVLDLLDAERILLVHGRAFNGRDTDHIRIAFLPETDVLVDAVQRFGRFLQGYSPPGR from the coding sequence ATGATCGACCACGACAACCGCGCGCCCTTCCGGGTCGGACGCTCGTCGCGGCTGGACGGTGTGCTCTACGACCTGCGCGGTCCCGTCGCGGATCGGGCCGCCGAGCTCGAGTCGCGCGGAGAGAGCATCCTCCGCCTCAACATCGGCAACCCGGCGCCCTTCGGGTTCGAGGCGCCCCCGGTGATCGTCGATGCGCTGCGGGCGGCCCTCCCGCACGCGCACGGCTACTCCGAGTCGCCCGGTCTGCCGGAGACGCGGGAGGCCATCCGCGCGCACTACGCCGGTCGTCCGGGGTTCCCGACGATCGGGATCGAGGACGTGACGGTCGGCAACGGCGTGTCCGAGCTCGTGGGCCTCACCCTGCAGGCGCTCCTGGAACCCGGGGACGAGGTGCTCATCCCCAGCCCCGACTATCCGCTGTGGACCGCATCGACGGTGCTCGCCGGAGGAACCGCGGTGCACTACCCCTGCGTCGAGGAGGCAGGCTGGCTGCCTGACCTCGAGGCGATGGCCGCAGCGATCGGTCCGCGCACGGTGGCCATCGTCGTCATCACCCCGAACAATCCGACGGGGGCGGTGTACGACCGCGAGACGCTCACGGGGATCGCCGACCTCGCCCGCCGCCACGGGCTGCTGCTGCTCTCCGACGAGATCTACGACCGCGTCGTGTACCCCGGGTTCACGCACCTCTCCACGGCGCAGATCGCCCCGGACGTCCCCTGCGTCACCTTCGCCGGGCTCTCCAAGACGCATCGGGTCGCGGGATACCGCGCCGCCTGGGCTCTCACCACCGGCTTCACCCCGGACGACCCCTTCCTCTCCGGCGTGCGGCTGCTCGCCTCGATGCGCATGTGCGCGTCCGTGCCGGCGCAGCACGCGATCACCGCGGCGCTCCGCCACGACACGTCGCTCGACGCGCTCGTCGCCCCGGACGGACGACTGACCCGGCAGCGCGATGCGGCGACCGCGGCGCTCCGCGCCATCCCCGGCGTCGACGTCCAGGAGGCGGGCGGCGGGCTCTACCTGTTCCCGCGCCTCGACCCCGCCGTGCACGGCATCCGCGACGACGAGCGCCTGGTGCTCGACCTCCTCGACGCCGAGCGCATCCTGCTCGTGCACGGTCGCGCGTTCAACGGTCGCGACACCGACCACATCCGCATCGCCTTCCTGCCCGAGACCGACGTCCTCGTCGACGCGGTGCAGCGCTTCGGCAGGTTCCTGCAGGGATACTCCCCGCCGGGCCGCTGA
- a CDS encoding aminotransferase class I/II-fold pyridoxal phosphate-dependent enzyme, with protein MGSAEDTGGETDAISGITAAEISESVRDLVERGTLVAGDRLPPVRTLAERLGVNRNTVLAAYRALVTARIATTGGRTGTTVLGPAATPDEGFTPGTALRDVGSGNPQAALLPDLSAALAAVQPAPVLYGESVIDPGLAEWATRWISEDQARPFRLSVTAGAVDAVERLLAQTLVHGDRVGLEDPCFLSSIQTARLAGYAPVAIPVDDEGMTPDGVRDALDAGVRAIVCTPRAHNPTGASITPARAAALREILAPHPHVLVIEDDHFSLLAPTPYASIIGPAHERWALVRSVSKFLGPDMRLAVTASDPVTAERLALRLSPGTMWVSHVMQQLAAILLRDQEVHGLIAEAGAHYAMRSRSFAALLSARGLDVRAESGLNVWVDVRDEAPAVSARLAERGWLVRPGSEFALEPGSAGGRHLRLTVHDLDDAALRRLADDVAASAGTAVEEEE; from the coding sequence ATGGGCAGCGCAGAGGACACGGGCGGCGAGACGGACGCGATCAGCGGGATCACCGCCGCGGAGATCTCGGAGAGCGTGCGCGACCTCGTCGAACGCGGCACGCTCGTGGCGGGAGACCGGCTGCCGCCCGTCCGCACCCTCGCCGAACGGCTCGGCGTCAACCGCAACACGGTGCTCGCCGCGTACCGCGCACTCGTCACCGCCCGCATCGCGACCACGGGCGGGCGCACCGGGACGACGGTGCTCGGCCCGGCAGCGACCCCCGACGAGGGCTTCACGCCCGGTACGGCGCTGCGCGACGTCGGCAGCGGCAACCCGCAGGCCGCGCTCCTTCCCGACCTCTCCGCCGCGCTCGCGGCGGTGCAGCCCGCCCCGGTGCTGTACGGCGAGTCCGTGATCGACCCCGGGCTCGCGGAGTGGGCCACCCGGTGGATCTCCGAGGACCAGGCGCGGCCGTTCCGGCTGTCCGTCACGGCGGGGGCCGTCGATGCGGTGGAGCGTCTGCTCGCGCAGACCCTCGTGCACGGCGATCGCGTCGGACTCGAAGACCCCTGCTTCCTCTCCAGCATCCAGACCGCGCGTCTGGCGGGCTACGCGCCCGTCGCCATTCCCGTCGACGACGAGGGGATGACGCCCGACGGCGTGCGCGACGCGCTGGACGCCGGGGTGCGGGCGATCGTCTGCACGCCCCGGGCGCACAACCCCACCGGCGCCAGTATCACGCCCGCCCGCGCGGCGGCGCTGCGGGAGATCCTCGCGCCGCATCCGCACGTCCTGGTGATCGAGGACGACCACTTCTCGCTGCTCGCCCCGACCCCGTACGCCAGCATCATCGGACCCGCGCACGAGCGGTGGGCGCTGGTGCGCTCGGTATCGAAGTTCCTCGGTCCGGACATGCGCCTGGCCGTGACCGCGTCCGATCCCGTGACGGCCGAGCGACTCGCCCTGCGCCTCAGCCCTGGCACCATGTGGGTGAGCCACGTGATGCAGCAGCTCGCCGCGATCCTGCTGCGGGACCAGGAGGTCCACGGGCTCATCGCGGAGGCCGGGGCGCACTACGCGATGCGCAGCCGGTCGTTCGCCGCCCTGCTCTCCGCGCGCGGGCTGGACGTCCGCGCGGAGAGCGGCCTGAATGTGTGGGTGGACGTCCGCGACGAGGCGCCCGCCGTCTCCGCGCGGCTCGCGGAGCGAGGCTGGCTCGTGCGCCCGGGCTCCGAGTTCGCGCTCGAACCCGGGTCGGCCGGTGGCCGCCACCTGCGGCTCACGGTGCACGACCTCGACGACGCCGCGCTGCGCCGACTCGCGGACGACGTCGCCGCCTCCGCCGGTACGGCCGTCGAGGAGGAGGAATGA
- a CDS encoding MarR family winged helix-turn-helix transcriptional regulator, with amino-acid sequence MSASEAVGTPDVDTALSDLQAHLNLIFARTRSLWKESASRVHPELQVAGYKLLTFIDRAGSANAHELAERFEMDKSVVSRQVRMLEELGLIAAVPDERDGRLRVLTATPAACTALTEVRREYGSRLRTVIDELTPAEIEAASKVFRLLSEI; translated from the coding sequence ATGAGCGCGTCCGAGGCGGTCGGCACGCCCGACGTCGACACCGCCCTCAGCGACCTCCAGGCGCACCTCAACCTCATCTTCGCGCGGACCCGGTCGCTCTGGAAGGAATCGGCGTCCCGGGTCCACCCGGAGCTCCAGGTGGCGGGGTACAAGCTGCTCACGTTCATCGACCGGGCAGGCTCCGCCAATGCGCACGAGCTCGCCGAGCGCTTCGAGATGGACAAGTCGGTCGTCAGCCGCCAGGTGCGCATGCTGGAGGAGCTGGGACTGATCGCCGCGGTGCCGGACGAGCGCGACGGGCGGCTGCGGGTGCTCACCGCGACGCCCGCCGCGTGCACCGCGCTCACCGAGGTGCGTCGCGAGTACGGCTCCCGGCTCCGCACCGTGATCGACGAGCTCACGCCCGCCGAGATCGAGGCGGCGTCGAAGGTCTTCCGCCTCCTCTCCGAGATCTGA
- a CDS encoding DegT/DnrJ/EryC1/StrS aminotransferase family protein — translation MHTDVIPAAAPLIGDEEVAAVERVLRSGMLAQGPEVAAFEDEFAAQFVEGRPTVAVNSGTSGQLLGLLAAGVGQGDEVIVPSFTFAAVANSVVLAGATPVFVDIEPTHFTLDPERVRDAVTARTRGIMPVHLYGHPFLVDGIEEVAGEHGLDIYEDAAQAHGAAWQGRPVGTIGVFGMFSLYPTKNMTAIEGGMVSCADERVARRVRLLRNQGMETPYANEVVGYNNRMSEVHAAVGRVQLRRVAAWTRQRQENAAFLDAGLAGIDGLTVPAVAAGAVHVYHQYTVRIAGGERDRVREALRDEHGVGSGVYYPIPNHRLPALAPFAPAGDLPETERAAQEVLSLPVHPSLSADHLERIVTGVAAVMAAGG, via the coding sequence ATGCACACGGACGTCATCCCGGCCGCCGCACCTCTCATCGGCGACGAGGAGGTGGCCGCCGTCGAACGGGTCCTTCGTAGCGGCATGCTCGCGCAAGGGCCCGAGGTGGCGGCGTTCGAAGACGAGTTCGCGGCGCAGTTCGTGGAGGGGCGTCCGACGGTCGCCGTGAACTCCGGGACGAGCGGCCAGCTGCTGGGGCTGCTCGCCGCCGGCGTCGGTCAGGGCGACGAGGTGATCGTGCCGTCGTTCACCTTCGCCGCGGTCGCGAACTCGGTGGTGCTGGCCGGCGCGACCCCGGTGTTCGTCGACATCGAGCCGACGCACTTCACGCTGGACCCGGAGCGGGTGCGCGACGCCGTCACCGCCCGCACGAGAGGCATCATGCCGGTGCACCTCTACGGGCATCCCTTCCTCGTGGACGGCATCGAGGAGGTCGCCGGGGAACACGGCCTCGACATCTACGAAGACGCCGCCCAGGCCCACGGCGCCGCGTGGCAGGGGCGGCCGGTGGGGACCATCGGCGTCTTCGGCATGTTCAGCCTGTATCCGACGAAGAACATGACGGCGATCGAGGGCGGCATGGTGTCGTGCGCCGATGAGCGCGTCGCACGCCGCGTCCGCCTGCTGCGCAATCAGGGCATGGAGACCCCCTACGCGAACGAGGTCGTCGGCTACAACAACCGGATGAGCGAGGTGCACGCCGCCGTCGGCCGGGTGCAGCTCCGCCGCGTCGCCGCGTGGACCCGGCAGCGGCAGGAGAACGCGGCGTTCCTCGATGCGGGGCTCGCCGGCATCGACGGCCTCACGGTACCCGCGGTCGCCGCGGGGGCCGTGCACGTATACCACCAGTACACCGTGCGCATCGCGGGTGGCGAGCGCGACCGGGTGCGGGAGGCCCTGCGCGACGAGCACGGCGTGGGGTCGGGTGTCTACTACCCGATCCCGAACCATCGGCTGCCGGCGCTCGCGCCCTTCGCTCCGGCCGGCGACCTGCCCGAGACCGAGCGCGCGGCGCAGGAGGTGCTGTCCCTCCCGGTCCACCCGTCGCTGAGCGCGGACCACCTCGAACGGATCGTGACCGGTGTCGCGGCCGTGATGGCGGCCGGCGGCTGA
- a CDS encoding AraC family transcriptional regulator — protein MPPLDRLTPLLDRFRVRSRLFHTGPLCGTTVFAASAGHGFLHVLRRGEMEVTHQRADGRVERETITRPSLLFFPRPLDHTFLNAPTEESDFACATIDFDGGATHPLVRTLPPVVVLPLDEVSTLAPALDLLFAEVDNVRCGRPLLADRMFEVVLIQLLRWMLDHSAELTLPPGLLPGLADERLAPALVAMHEAPGDPWTLDTLARTAAMSRSAFAARFKEVVGRAPGDYLTEWRLTIAQEQLRAGLSVSAVATDLGYASASAFSRAFAQRLGHSPRAWLGLAA, from the coding sequence GTGCCGCCTCTCGACCGCCTCACGCCCCTGCTCGATCGCTTCCGCGTGCGCAGCCGCCTCTTCCACACCGGTCCGCTCTGCGGGACCACGGTCTTCGCGGCGAGCGCCGGCCACGGGTTCCTGCACGTGCTGCGTCGCGGCGAGATGGAGGTCACGCATCAGCGCGCCGACGGCCGCGTCGAGCGGGAGACGATCACCCGACCGAGCCTGCTGTTCTTCCCTCGCCCGCTCGACCACACCTTCCTCAACGCCCCCACCGAGGAGTCCGACTTCGCGTGCGCGACGATCGACTTCGACGGCGGCGCGACGCATCCCCTCGTTCGCACGCTCCCGCCGGTGGTCGTCCTTCCGCTCGACGAGGTCTCCACGCTGGCCCCCGCCCTCGATCTGCTCTTCGCCGAGGTCGACAACGTCCGCTGCGGGCGCCCCCTGCTCGCGGACCGCATGTTCGAGGTGGTGCTCATCCAGCTCCTGCGCTGGATGCTCGACCACTCGGCAGAGCTCACGCTGCCGCCCGGCCTGCTCCCCGGCCTGGCCGACGAGCGCCTCGCGCCCGCTCTCGTCGCGATGCACGAGGCGCCAGGCGACCCGTGGACCCTCGACACCCTCGCCCGGACCGCCGCGATGTCACGCAGCGCCTTCGCGGCGCGCTTCAAAGAGGTCGTAGGGCGCGCACCGGGCGACTACCTCACGGAGTGGCGGCTCACGATCGCCCAAGAGCAGCTGCGCGCGGGCCTGTCGGTGAGCGCCGTCGCCACCGACCTCGGCTACGCGAGCGCCTCCGCGTTCTCCCGCGCCTTCGCCCAGCGCCTCGGCCACTCGCCGCGCGCCTGGCTCGGCCTCGCGGCCTGA
- a CDS encoding DedA family protein: MTPGTLPLAASAPGYDGFIGWVLSLIETLGEVGVGLAVLIETFVPPIPSEAILPAAGFLAYDGRMNAWGAWAAATLGGLVGAWIWYGLGAAVGRDRTRRIVGRIPLLDHDDFDKAEAFFARWGGGAVLFGRCVPLVRSFISIPAGIERMALWKFTLYTLVGSAVWNGIWIGLGFAFGPAIRPILEQWSGVISDVVVGVLILLLLVFIALRIRRRMREAAARRAEDNGPA; encoded by the coding sequence ATGACCCCCGGCACCCTGCCACTCGCCGCTTCCGCCCCCGGCTATGACGGATTCATCGGCTGGGTGCTCAGCCTGATCGAGACGCTCGGCGAGGTCGGTGTCGGTCTCGCCGTGCTCATCGAGACCTTCGTCCCGCCGATCCCCTCGGAGGCGATCCTCCCCGCGGCGGGATTCCTCGCGTACGACGGGCGCATGAACGCGTGGGGGGCATGGGCCGCGGCGACCCTCGGCGGGCTCGTCGGCGCATGGATCTGGTACGGGCTCGGCGCCGCCGTCGGCCGGGACCGCACACGGCGCATCGTCGGACGCATCCCGCTCCTCGACCACGACGACTTCGACAAGGCGGAGGCGTTCTTCGCCCGCTGGGGCGGCGGCGCCGTGCTGTTCGGCCGCTGCGTGCCCCTGGTGCGCTCCTTCATCTCGATCCCCGCCGGCATCGAGCGCATGGCGCTGTGGAAGTTCACGCTGTACACGCTCGTCGGCTCGGCGGTCTGGAACGGCATCTGGATCGGCCTGGGCTTCGCCTTCGGCCCCGCCATCCGCCCGATCCTCGAGCAGTGGAGCGGCGTGATCTCCGATGTCGTCGTCGGCGTGCTGATCCTGCTGCTGCTCGTCTTCATCGCCCTCCGCATCCGCCGCCGCATGCGGGAGGCGGCCGCCCGACGCGCGGAGGACAACGGCCCGGCCTGA
- a CDS encoding MarR family winged helix-turn-helix transcriptional regulator → MSASTDDPAADGASGSADGAPIDDLDHAISRVEQELGRLFARIRVGWREAAVTVHPDLQPLGYQVLTSILAGRATTAGALIERLQTDKSAVSRQVRQLEQLGLVESIPDPEDRRARVLVATPLAEERVALARSRYEGRIGERLRKWTAADLDHFANLVADLGG, encoded by the coding sequence ATGAGCGCCTCGACCGACGACCCCGCCGCTGACGGGGCCTCCGGCTCCGCCGACGGCGCGCCGATCGACGATCTGGACCACGCGATCTCCCGCGTCGAGCAGGAGCTCGGGCGCCTCTTCGCCCGCATCCGCGTCGGCTGGCGCGAGGCCGCCGTCACCGTGCACCCGGATCTGCAGCCTCTCGGGTACCAGGTCCTCACCTCGATCCTCGCGGGCAGGGCGACCACGGCCGGCGCGCTCATCGAGCGCCTGCAGACCGACAAGTCGGCCGTGAGCCGGCAGGTGCGGCAACTCGAACAGCTCGGTCTTGTCGAGAGCATCCCCGACCCGGAGGACCGGCGCGCGCGGGTGCTGGTCGCGACACCGCTGGCCGAGGAGCGGGTGGCGCTGGCCCGCTCCCGGTACGAGGGGCGCATCGGCGAACGTCTGCGCAAGTGGACCGCCGCCGACCTCGATCACTTCGCGAACCTCGTCGCCGACCTCGGTGGTTGA
- a CDS encoding alkene reductase, which yields MTLYDSADFGSLHLSNRVVMAPLTRTRADADGVPTAIIEEYYRQRAGQGLIISEGVWPVLEGKSYPGQPGIVTPAQIDGWRRVAGAVHAEGGTIVMQLMHGGRVGHPDISGEPRVVGPSALAAPGQTRTPRGKADLPVAHALTLDEIPEVVEQFVQAARNAIAAGFDGVEVHGANGYLVHEFLSPVSNIRDDRYGGSPENRARFAIEVTTAVAAAVGADRTGIRLSPAHGIQGVIEDDAADVLSTYTALAEGLAPLGLAFVDVLHPEPAGDLVQAIRRAAGAPLIVNTGFGVETTRAAAEELVAEDWADAVAAGRPVIANPDLVERWRTGAELNEPRPELFYGSTAEGYIDYPSLEVARAGE from the coding sequence GTGACTCTCTACGACTCCGCCGACTTCGGCTCGCTGCATCTGTCCAACCGCGTCGTGATGGCGCCGCTCACCCGTACGCGTGCGGACGCCGACGGTGTGCCGACCGCCATCATCGAGGAGTACTACCGCCAGCGCGCGGGGCAGGGGCTGATCATCTCGGAGGGCGTCTGGCCGGTCCTCGAGGGCAAGTCGTATCCCGGCCAGCCGGGGATCGTCACGCCCGCGCAGATCGACGGCTGGCGACGCGTGGCCGGCGCCGTGCACGCCGAGGGCGGCACGATCGTGATGCAGCTCATGCACGGCGGGCGCGTCGGGCACCCGGACATCTCGGGGGAGCCCCGTGTCGTCGGCCCCAGCGCCCTCGCCGCCCCCGGCCAGACACGGACGCCTCGCGGCAAGGCCGACCTCCCGGTCGCCCACGCCCTCACCCTCGACGAAATCCCCGAGGTTGTCGAGCAGTTCGTCCAGGCTGCCCGCAACGCGATCGCGGCGGGCTTCGACGGCGTCGAGGTGCACGGCGCCAACGGCTACCTCGTGCACGAGTTCCTGTCGCCGGTGTCCAACATCCGCGACGACCGGTACGGCGGCTCGCCGGAGAACCGCGCGCGCTTCGCGATCGAGGTCACGACCGCCGTCGCGGCGGCCGTGGGGGCCGACCGCACCGGCATCCGTCTCTCGCCCGCGCACGGGATCCAGGGCGTGATCGAGGACGACGCGGCCGATGTGCTGTCCACCTACACGGCCCTCGCCGAGGGCTTGGCTCCGCTGGGGCTCGCCTTCGTCGACGTGCTGCACCCCGAGCCGGCCGGAGACCTCGTGCAGGCCATCCGCCGGGCTGCGGGCGCTCCGCTGATCGTCAACACCGGCTTCGGCGTCGAGACCACCCGCGCCGCCGCCGAGGAGCTCGTGGCCGAGGACTGGGCCGATGCGGTCGCCGCCGGGCGTCCCGTCATCGCCAACCCCGACCTCGTCGAGCGGTGGCGGACCGGGGCCGAGCTGAACGAGCCGCGCCCGGAGCTGTTCTACGGCTCGACCGCCGAGGGCTACATCGACTACCCGTCGCTGGAGGTCGCGCGCGCCGGCGAGTGA
- a CDS encoding YggS family pyridoxal phosphate-dependent enzyme: protein MPKVSQGDGAGADRYPTAFTPADFRANVADVRARIAAAARRVGRDPEAVRLLPVSKTVPTDRVRVAIGAGMRRLGENKVQEAMRKHRETADLDVEWSVIGHLQSNKARDVASFAAEFQALDRLKVAEALDRRLQAAGRSLDVYVQVNTSAEESKFGMPPEELPGFLRALPAYGSLRVRGLMTLALLTPDEVRVRACFALLRDLRDRAREETPELIGDGELSMGMSGDYEIAVEEGATCVRVGQAIFGARAVPDSHYWPEG from the coding sequence ATGCCAAAAGTATCACAGGGTGACGGCGCCGGCGCAGACCGGTATCCGACCGCGTTCACTCCCGCCGACTTCCGGGCGAACGTCGCCGACGTCCGCGCCCGGATCGCCGCCGCCGCCCGCCGCGTCGGTCGTGATCCCGAGGCCGTGCGCCTCCTCCCCGTCAGCAAGACCGTCCCGACCGACCGGGTCCGCGTGGCCATCGGGGCGGGGATGCGGCGACTCGGGGAGAACAAGGTGCAGGAGGCGATGCGCAAGCACAGGGAGACGGCCGACCTCGACGTGGAGTGGTCCGTCATCGGGCACCTGCAGAGCAACAAGGCGCGGGACGTGGCGTCGTTCGCCGCCGAGTTCCAGGCGCTCGACCGCCTGAAGGTCGCGGAGGCGCTCGACCGGCGCCTCCAGGCCGCCGGCCGCAGCCTCGACGTGTACGTGCAGGTGAATACCTCCGCCGAGGAGTCCAAGTTCGGCATGCCGCCGGAAGAGCTGCCCGGTTTCCTCCGGGCGCTCCCCGCCTACGGCTCTCTCCGCGTGCGCGGCCTCATGACCCTCGCGCTGCTGACGCCCGACGAGGTGCGCGTGCGCGCCTGCTTCGCCCTCCTGCGCGACCTGCGGGACCGGGCGCGGGAGGAGACCCCCGAGCTCATCGGCGATGGCGAGCTGTCGATGGGGATGTCCGGCGACTACGAGATCGCGGTCGAGGAGGGGGCCACCTGCGTCCGCGTCGGTCAGGCGATCTTCGGTGCGCGCGCCGTCCCCGACAGCCACTACTGGCCGGAGGGCTGA
- a CDS encoding carboxymuconolactone decarboxylase family protein, with translation MPNVPLVDRETATGPVKDQLEQIGSAFGAVPAMFRAVANSPAALTSMWSAFGAYGGGTLGAALGEQIAVAVANRNSCGYCLAAHTALGRKAGLSKEVLAEAQDGASDDPRTAALLAFALKLVDERGQVTSADVDALRAHGWTDEQIVETIGQVALNLFTNYVNIALDVPIDFPTVPLRRAA, from the coding sequence ATGCCCAACGTCCCTCTCGTCGACCGCGAGACCGCCACCGGCCCCGTCAAGGACCAGCTCGAGCAGATCGGTTCCGCCTTCGGCGCCGTCCCCGCCATGTTCCGCGCGGTCGCCAACTCGCCCGCCGCCCTCACCAGCATGTGGAGCGCCTTCGGCGCCTACGGCGGGGGCACGCTGGGTGCTGCTCTGGGGGAGCAGATCGCCGTCGCCGTCGCGAACCGCAACTCGTGCGGCTACTGCCTGGCCGCGCACACGGCGCTCGGCCGGAAGGCCGGGCTGTCGAAGGAGGTCCTCGCGGAGGCGCAGGACGGCGCGTCGGACGACCCGCGCACGGCCGCGCTTCTGGCCTTCGCCCTCAAGCTCGTCGACGAGCGGGGTCAGGTGACCTCGGCCGACGTCGACGCTCTCCGCGCCCACGGCTGGACCGACGAGCAGATCGTCGAGACCATCGGCCAGGTCGCGCTGAACCTGTTCACGAACTACGTGAACATCGCGCTCGACGTGCCGATCGACTTCCCGACGGTGCCGCTGCGTCGCGCCGCCTGA
- a CDS encoding glutamine amidotransferase, with protein sequence MTTPRVPRTAIAVRHVPFEDLGLLAPLLTERGYQTTLLDAGIDELDADRIAATDLLVVLGGPIGVYDDDRYPFLRTSKAVIAERLARGGATLGVCLGAQLLAEALGAPVRPTGAVEIGYAPLALTPEGTDSVLAPLDGERVLHWHGDEFAIPSGAHSLARTPGFPHQAFAVGRTLALQFHLEADHRAIERWLIGHAHELHHHGIDPRTIREEAQMYGPRLESLARTVLDRWLDEVET encoded by the coding sequence ATGACCACGCCGCGCGTCCCCCGCACCGCGATCGCCGTGCGCCACGTCCCGTTCGAAGACCTCGGCCTCCTGGCCCCGCTGCTGACGGAGCGCGGCTACCAGACCACCCTGCTGGACGCCGGCATCGACGAGCTGGACGCGGACCGGATCGCCGCCACCGACCTCCTCGTCGTCCTCGGCGGGCCGATCGGGGTGTACGACGACGACCGGTACCCCTTCCTGCGCACCTCGAAAGCCGTCATCGCCGAGCGCCTCGCCCGCGGCGGGGCCACGCTGGGCGTCTGCCTGGGCGCCCAGCTCCTCGCCGAGGCGCTGGGCGCCCCCGTGCGACCGACGGGGGCGGTCGAGATCGGCTACGCGCCGCTCGCGCTGACCCCCGAGGGGACGGACTCTGTGCTCGCGCCGCTCGACGGCGAGCGGGTGCTGCACTGGCACGGCGACGAGTTCGCGATCCCCTCCGGCGCGCACTCGCTCGCCCGCACCCCCGGCTTCCCCCACCAGGCGTTCGCGGTCGGACGCACCCTCGCGCTCCAGTTCCACCTCGAGGCCGACCACCGGGCCATCGAGCGCTGGCTGATCGGCCATGCCCACGAACTGCACCACCACGGCATCGATCCCCGCACGATCCGCGAGGAGGCGCAGATGTACGGTCCCCGCCTCGAGAGCCTCGCCCGCACGGTGCTCGACCGCTGGCTGGACGAGGTCGAGACCTGA